In Patescibacteria group bacterium, the following proteins share a genomic window:
- the pilV gene encoding shufflon system plasmid conjugative transfer pilus tip adhesin PilV — MKAHKLTILIIASVVITLGLSISLQSLLAAWISPKETAPDGNISAPLNTSSAFQQKDGGIILNHTGAAASSGLLVENGNVGIGTLAPGYRLDVVGEIRAQNAWLRTTGTTGWYNETYGGGWYMFDSNWIRAFNNKNVWVDNVLGSNAGLTIGYSGALPPSNGAIIGGNVGIGTTNPGQKLEVNGKIKITDGNQAAGKVLTSDANGVGTWQASGGKARKYYASFSGCGSNRELFGVRTDEDEEDTHLSINGGNERSEVKLYFCMELLPEDLYKGYHTEAQCTAAGGTVSGDYCIFPSYCASGWTYVANWSTTYPHVCKGEAAVNPTGGMCPPADCTTGSHGWSNTPLETRDYGDAFYNGETSSCDIINKTCWANFAQTLCY, encoded by the coding sequence ATGAAAGCCCATAAATTAACAATTTTAATAATAGCTTCGGTAGTTATTACTCTTGGACTTTCAATTTCTCTTCAATCCCTTTTGGCCGCCTGGATTTCTCCTAAAGAGACCGCGCCAGACGGAAATATTTCCGCCCCTCTAAACACTTCTTCGGCTTTCCAGCAAAAAGACGGCGGAATAATTTTAAATCATACCGGCGCGGCCGCTTCGAGCGGCTTATTGGTTGAAAACGGCAACGTCGGGATAGGGACGCTAGCGCCTGGATACCGATTGGATGTTGTCGGGGAAATCCGCGCTCAAAACGCCTGGCTGCGAACTACCGGAACGACTGGCTGGTATAACGAAACCTACGGCGGAGGCTGGTATATGTTTGACTCAAACTGGATAAGAGCCTTTAACAATAAAAACGTATGGGTGGATAATGTCCTGGGCAGTAACGCCGGATTAACTATTGGATACAGCGGAGCTCTTCCGCCATCAAACGGAGCGATTATTGGCGGAAACGTAGGCATTGGAACAACTAATCCTGGGCAAAAACTGGAAGTAAATGGAAAGATAAAAATAACCGACGGCAATCAGGCCGCCGGAAAGGTTTTGACCTCGGATGCTAATGGAGTGGGGACTTGGCAGGCTTCAGGCGGAAAAGCAAGAAAATATTACGCTTCTTTCAGCGGTTGTGGCTCAAATCGGGAATTGTTTGGCGTTCGTACAGACGAAGACGAAGAAGATACGCATCTTAGCATAAATGGCGGCAATGAACGTAGCGAAGTAAAATTGTACTTTTGTATGGAATTGCTGCCGGAAGATTTATACAAAGGATACCACACAGAGGCCCAATGTACTGCCGCCGGAGGAACCGTGTCGGGTGATTACTGTATTTTCCCCAGCTACTGCGCTTCTGGCTGGACTTATGTGGCTAATTGGTCAACTACTTATCCGCACGTCTGTAAAGGCGAAGCGGCAGTTAATCCGACTGGAGGAATGTGCCCCCCCGCGGATTGTACTACCGGAAGCCATGGTTGGAGCAACACTCCCCTGGAAACTCGCGACTATGGCGACGCATTTTATAACGGGGAAACGTCGAGTTGTGATATCATAAATAAAACCTGCTGGGCGAATTTTGCTCAAACCCTCTGCTATTAA